The following proteins are encoded in a genomic region of Pseudomonas sp. Os17:
- a CDS encoding NAD(P)-dependent alcohol dehydrogenase, which translates to MAKMKAAIFVEKNRIVLDDKDIPEIGPLDALVRITTTTICGTDVHILRGEYPVAKGLTIGHEPVGVIERLGSQVRGFHEGQRVIAGAITPSGQSYACLCGCGSQDGPDTRHGFRATGGWKFGNTIDGCQAEYVRVPDALANLCPIPDGLSDEEVLMCPDIMSTGFSGAERAEVNIGDSVAVFALGPIGLCAVAGARLKGATTIIGVDTVAARMSVARGLGATHVVDFKQGDVVKQIMELTDGRGVDVSIEALGTQGTFESALRVLRPGGKLSSLGVYSSDLRIPLDAYAAGLGDLSILSTLCPGGKERMRRLMEVVASGQVDLKPLVTHRFKLDDIEAAYELFASQRDGVMKIAITP; encoded by the coding sequence ATGGCCAAGATGAAAGCAGCGATTTTCGTCGAAAAGAACCGCATCGTGCTGGACGACAAGGACATCCCCGAAATCGGTCCGCTGGACGCCCTGGTGCGGATCACCACCACCACGATCTGCGGCACCGACGTGCACATCCTGCGCGGCGAATACCCGGTGGCCAAGGGCCTGACCATCGGTCACGAACCGGTGGGCGTGATCGAGCGCCTGGGTTCCCAGGTCCGCGGTTTCCATGAGGGCCAGCGGGTGATCGCCGGGGCCATCACCCCCAGTGGCCAGAGCTATGCCTGCCTGTGTGGCTGCGGCTCCCAGGACGGCCCGGACACCCGCCATGGCTTTCGTGCCACCGGCGGCTGGAAGTTCGGCAACACCATCGACGGCTGCCAGGCCGAATACGTGCGGGTGCCGGACGCCCTGGCCAACCTGTGCCCGATCCCCGACGGCCTGAGCGACGAAGAAGTGCTGATGTGCCCGGACATCATGTCCACCGGTTTCTCCGGCGCCGAGCGTGCCGAGGTCAATATCGGCGACAGCGTGGCGGTGTTCGCCCTGGGGCCCATCGGCCTGTGCGCGGTGGCCGGGGCCCGGCTCAAGGGCGCCACCACCATCATCGGCGTCGACACCGTGGCCGCGCGCATGAGCGTGGCACGCGGGCTGGGCGCCACCCACGTGGTGGACTTCAAGCAGGGCGACGTGGTCAAGCAGATCATGGAGCTGACCGACGGCCGCGGGGTCGATGTGTCGATCGAGGCCCTGGGCACCCAGGGCACCTTCGAATCGGCGCTGCGGGTGCTGCGTCCGGGGGGCAAGCTGTCGAGCCTGGGGGTCTACTCCAGCGACCTGCGCATCCCCCTGGATGCCTACGCCGCCGGCCTCGGCGACCTGAGCATCCTCAGCACCCTGTGCCCCGGCGGCAAGGAGCGCATGCGCCGGCTGATGGAGGTGGTTGCCAGTGGCCAGGTGGACCTCAAGCCGCTGGTCACCCACCGCTTCAAGCTCGATGACATCGAAGCCGCCTACGAGCTGTTTGCCAGCCAGCGCGACGGTGTGATGAAGATCGCCATCACGCCATGA
- a CDS encoding MFS transporter encodes MNNRCLLPLALALLMFPQIAQTLYSPALGDIGQAFGVAPGQAAQSLSLFVLGFAPGVLLWGRLSDRWGRRPALLGGLGLYVLALVMELQVQSFSALLLCQALAALGAAAGSVVTQTLLRDRYRGSELVRVFSLVGMLLAASPAIGLFSGSALVQAWGYRGALVGLLLLALALLGWCARALPETRPPAQPLAPLVATLWQMLGDPGIWRSALLVAVFNIALLSYYSLGPFLFRELGQGEQWFGYSGALLALGSGLGAWLNRRLLARGWSARRLLVAAALGVLLGAGGVQALQHSLWLVLPMFGVVLGFGLAIPNILGSALAAYSDRLGSAGAWFGLLYYLLIGAGLLLVAWAQALAASLALCAAAALMLAWWRAAGRG; translated from the coding sequence ATGAATAACCGTTGCCTGTTGCCCCTGGCCCTGGCCCTGCTGATGTTCCCGCAGATCGCCCAGACCCTCTACAGCCCGGCCCTGGGCGATATCGGCCAGGCCTTTGGCGTGGCCCCCGGGCAAGCGGCCCAGAGCCTTTCACTGTTTGTCCTGGGCTTTGCCCCGGGGGTGCTGCTGTGGGGGCGCCTGAGCGATCGCTGGGGCCGGCGCCCGGCCTTGCTGGGGGGCCTGGGGCTGTATGTCCTGGCCCTGGTCATGGAGCTGCAGGTGCAGAGCTTCAGCGCGCTGTTGCTGTGCCAGGCCCTGGCGGCCCTGGGCGCGGCGGCGGGCTCGGTGGTGACCCAGACCCTGCTGCGCGACCGGTATCGCGGCAGCGAGCTGGTGCGGGTGTTTTCCCTGGTGGGCATGCTGCTGGCGGCGAGCCCGGCGATTGGCCTGTTCAGCGGTTCCGCCCTGGTGCAGGCCTGGGGTTACCGGGGCGCCCTGGTCGGCTTGCTGCTGCTGGCCCTGGCCCTGCTTGGCTGGTGCGCCCGGGCCTTGCCGGAAACCCGCCCGCCGGCCCAGCCCCTGGCGCCCCTGGTCGCGACCCTGTGGCAGATGCTCGGCGATCCGGGCATTTGGCGTTCGGCGCTGCTGGTGGCGGTGTTCAACATTGCCTTGCTCAGCTACTACAGCCTCGGGCCGTTCCTGTTCCGCGAACTGGGGCAGGGCGAGCAGTGGTTCGGCTACAGCGGCGCGCTGCTGGCCCTGGGGTCGGGCCTTGGGGCCTGGCTCAACCGGCGCTTGCTGGCCCGGGGCTGGTCCGCGCGGCGCTTGCTGGTGGCGGCGGCGCTCGGTGTTTTGCTGGGCGCGGGCGGGGTCCAGGCCTTGCAGCACAGCCTGTGGCTGGTGCTGCCAATGTTCGGCGTGGTGCTCGGCTTCGGCCTGGCGATACCGAACATCCTCGGCTCGGCGCTGGCCGCCTACAGCGACCGGCTGGGCAGCGCCGGGGCCTGGTTCGGACTACTTTACTACCTGCTGATTGGGGCCGGCCTGCTGCTGGTGGCCTGGGCCCAGGCCCTGGCTGCGAGCCTGGCCCTGTGTGCCGCCGCGGCCTTGATGCTGGCCTGGTGGCGCGCCGCCGGGCGTGGCTGA
- a CDS encoding AraC family transcriptional regulator: MAWLEPQAQFDPDRFSAPLIGIAATLGDHDSGLHRHRRGQLLYTRQGCTRITLADRVCLLPPSRAAWIPAGVTHRAQMQQSVDYRSLYFCPELSPQLPGEVAVIEVSPLLRAVLEPMAQAAFDCDWSQGRYPHLLGLCIEEIRLALRQPLSLPLPRDKRLQPLLADLQSLPPPLQVLATRVGASSRTIGRIFQRETGLSYQQWRQQWRLMRAIELLATGRSIGYTAFELGFASDSIFIAFFKAMTGTTPRAYFR; this comes from the coding sequence ATGGCTTGGCTCGAACCACAGGCACAGTTCGACCCGGATCGCTTCAGCGCGCCGCTGATCGGCATCGCCGCGACCCTCGGCGATCACGACTCCGGCCTGCACCGGCACCGCCGCGGGCAACTGCTGTACACCCGCCAGGGCTGCACCCGGATCACCCTGGCCGACCGCGTGTGCCTGCTGCCGCCGTCGCGGGCGGCGTGGATTCCCGCCGGGGTAACGCACCGTGCACAAATGCAGCAGAGCGTGGACTACCGCTCGCTGTACTTCTGCCCGGAGCTGAGCCCGCAACTGCCCGGGGAGGTGGCGGTGATCGAGGTCAGCCCGCTGCTTCGGGCAGTGCTGGAACCCATGGCCCAGGCCGCCTTCGACTGCGACTGGAGCCAGGGCCGCTACCCGCACCTGCTGGGCCTGTGCATCGAGGAAATCCGCCTGGCCCTGCGCCAGCCGCTGTCCTTGCCCCTGCCCCGGGACAAGCGCCTGCAACCGCTGCTGGCGGACCTGCAGTCACTGCCGCCGCCCTTGCAGGTGCTGGCCACCCGAGTCGGCGCCAGCAGCCGCACCATCGGCCGGATCTTCCAGCGCGAAACCGGCCTGAGCTATCAGCAATGGCGCCAACAGTGGCGCCTGATGCGCGCCATCGAGCTGCTGGCCACCGGCCGCAGCATCGGCTACACCGCGTTCGAGCTGGGCTTTGCCAGCGACAGCATCTTCATCGCCTTCTTCAAGGCCATGACCGGCACCACGCCGCGGGCGTATTTCCGCTAA
- a CDS encoding mechanosensitive ion channel family protein, whose amino-acid sequence MSSLFSDHPLLAALFLLFLDVLLWRLIGSRGDYWKLAVRVLIFSLYSLMLFNQGMNPMQAAPWPDDVPLHLAATGLEIGWWLFGARTLTVLLGTLMMQRVGHTGRLLQDLMGAVIFLIAIIAALAYVLELPVKGVLATSGALAIIVGLALQSTLSDLFSGIVLNTTKPYQIDDWIAIDGTEGRVLDIDWRATRLQTSQGSMVVIPNSLASKAKITNFSRPVDVHGLSVSVQVSPHARPQKVIEALERATLGCRLLLNTPAASVAMKSTSSTGAEYEISAFVASMGHKREVRNQLFDLAFRHLQASGISLLSSGESSQPLTLSRPRALLDASSIFSTLRQEEKDTFSQNMHLQTFRAGETILAAGDVSDHLFIIESGVVTVTMQRDGKPFEAGRMGPGEVIGEAGVVAEQATIAEFSAKTFCSLYRIDNEFLKPCLDARHDINEAMKNLLDFRRHMAQTLAQATPKPVAKKGFLQWLRSRT is encoded by the coding sequence ATGTCTTCCCTGTTCAGCGATCATCCGTTGTTGGCCGCGCTGTTCCTGCTGTTCCTGGATGTGCTGCTCTGGCGCCTGATCGGCAGCCGCGGCGACTACTGGAAGCTGGCGGTGCGGGTGCTGATCTTCTCCCTCTACAGCCTGATGCTGTTCAACCAGGGCATGAACCCGATGCAGGCCGCGCCCTGGCCCGACGACGTGCCCCTGCACCTGGCCGCCACCGGCCTGGAAATCGGCTGGTGGCTGTTCGGCGCACGGACCCTGACGGTGCTGCTGGGCACCCTGATGATGCAGCGGGTCGGGCATACCGGGCGCCTGTTGCAGGACCTGATGGGCGCGGTGATCTTCCTGATCGCCATCATCGCCGCCCTGGCCTATGTGCTGGAGCTGCCGGTCAAGGGGGTGCTGGCCACCTCCGGCGCCTTGGCGATCATCGTCGGCCTGGCGCTGCAGAGCACCCTCAGCGATCTGTTTTCCGGGATCGTTCTCAACACCACCAAGCCCTATCAGATCGATGACTGGATCGCCATCGATGGCACCGAAGGGCGGGTGCTGGATATCGATTGGCGCGCCACCCGGTTGCAGACCTCCCAGGGCAGCATGGTGGTGATTCCCAACTCCCTGGCGTCCAAGGCCAAGATCACCAACTTCAGCCGGCCGGTGGACGTCCACGGTCTGTCGGTGAGCGTGCAGGTCAGCCCCCACGCGCGGCCGCAGAAGGTCATCGAGGCCCTGGAGCGGGCCACCCTCGGCTGTCGCCTGCTGTTGAACACGCCGGCTGCCAGCGTGGCGATGAAAAGCACCAGCAGCACGGGCGCGGAATACGAGATCAGCGCTTTTGTCGCCAGCATGGGGCACAAGCGCGAGGTGCGGAACCAACTGTTCGACCTGGCTTTCCGCCATCTGCAGGCCAGCGGCATCAGCCTGCTGTCCAGTGGCGAGAGCAGCCAGCCGCTGACCTTGTCGCGACCCCGGGCACTGCTGGACGCGTCGAGCATCTTTTCCACGCTGCGCCAGGAGGAAAAGGACACCTTCAGCCAGAACATGCACCTGCAGACCTTCCGCGCGGGCGAAACCATCCTGGCCGCCGGGGACGTCAGCGACCACCTGTTCATCATCGAGTCCGGCGTGGTGACGGTGACCATGCAGCGTGACGGCAAGCCCTTCGAGGCCGGGCGCATGGGGCCGGGGGAAGTGATTGGCGAAGCCGGGGTGGTGGCCGAGCAGGCCACGATCGCCGAGTTTTCGGCCAAGACCTTCTGCAGCCTGTACCGCATCGACAATGAGTTCCTCAAGCCGTGCCTGGACGCGCGCCATGACATCAACGAGGCGATGAAGAACCTTCTGGATTTTCGCCGGCACATGGCGCAGACCCTGGCCCAGGCGACCCCCAAGCCGGTGGCCAAGAAAGGCTTTCTGCAATGGCTGCGCAGCCGCACCTGA